One region of Rana temporaria chromosome 11, aRanTem1.1, whole genome shotgun sequence genomic DNA includes:
- the ANKRD11 gene encoding ankyrin repeat domain-containing protein 11 has translation MPKGGCSKTPQPEEFSLSYDMVEKQTGKKDKDKVSLNKTPKLDRSDGGKEVKEKTTKRKLPFSVGTNGDQKDSDTEKQGPEKKRIKKEPANRKCALPFGIGLSGMRAGYPLSERQQVALLMQMTAEESANSPVDTTPKHPSQSAVGQKGTPNSASKTKDKVNKRNERGETRLHRAAIRGDARRIKELINEGADVNVKDFAGWTALHEACNRGYYDVGKQLLAAGAEVNTKGLDDDTPLHDASNNGHFKVVKLLLRYGGNPHQSNRRGETPLKVANSPTMVNLLLGKGTYTSSEESSTETSEEEDAPSFAPSSSVDGNNTDSEFEKGPKRKGKRRRHRPSKSTPVKDEYEFDEDDEEDRVPPVDDKHLLKKEFRKEAKANSLIAVAIAIPKMEVKTFVKNTTAPKKAARRILSDTSDEEDGSITIGAPEKLCLSAPTVLPSNKTREQPVAKHKEKGKVKKKRKKDAKTKEVKFEKKNVFCSSETESENLESDVENDILSLENSNCVKDSALALKETSLFSSLSASSASSQGSLASQKHNANIPDQHSKHWRTDNWKTVSSPHWSDVSSLSDSTRTRLTSDYDYSSEESSVESVKQVKKKHEHKKKSNMHNSIYEKNSFHLHVDGAIPKLDKEGKVVKKHKTKHKNKEKGQAGQDVKILKTFSIDYDDSKQKSDKPLSLDVDVPEKLKVLKHENEHLRKEDKLSKVKSEKEDWGYRDESSKVTKEEKSSKKNKEGKDSSKLFKEDRDRSGKTEKTVKEKSPKEEKKVHKEEKKKKTKDKSSKSEKKNELKEEKISKPEKDKSFKEEKVKKEKSHKDEAPFEELNSKTKFLEETKYTSDDQGLWISEMSSDSSFDFKAEDSWDSSFADFRESKNDSIPKLIVESIKEEVKEKDSKNKDRREYGETQPEKETVVKRKDRDSTDKTSDKKRDQTDAHKGATLYTGEREKKRKDSLDTTKTRKEKDVDSARRDSLGSKERRDSKTKPEEQYKEDLNDHGSETSFKEKSEQEPITKNSETRERHHSGKERRDAERKEKSKSEKHREKSRDSEKPEKLDRSQKETEKGSQKKKEEKYKDKVSSEQKTEKKEKDFGDKRDDKKAKGKNWYNIADIFTDESEEEDNLFMPGFKISEAYVNDLHRMDSYHERENPLQDKEPSQADKHRRNSSEKHLGEKQKDREPKEKKKDKGQSESGKEKKEKNTEKHKEKKDKESLDKYRKDRMSVDSNQDKKSKQKVPGDKSEKRHQTEEKVKNKHKEKSDKDHFKDRKSSKGDTEKSLLEKLEEEALNDYKDDSNDKISEISSDSFTDRGQDAGLANLLEGAVVTTIDSIEEKCKDSVPGLAEKLKEKERNRHSSSSSKKSHDKDKSRKDKSDKKAEKLDETRDTYSRRESIQYDKETPTADGDTFSSFSVKTETEEELDRSLDFAFGSEKEKHDSERDSLKKSEKDKASYSSVVKEKKKKDKHRDKSKDDKHRDKHLEAFFKHHREEPKPISRDKESPLLLKEKSKDEVVRFGDLKIKDRKDSFEKETVKILNGTEKVTLKDANKKDNNRPREKLLGDGDLMMTSFERMLSQKDLEIEEKHKKHKERMKQMEKMRHRSGDPKLKEKLKSEEQRKKSLDLTAKKPLVTDPLQKDKKSKDLSSNAAPPENKAPAITGNDSKDWLNGPQNKEVLTASPRPDQNRPTGVPTPTSVISCPSYEEVMQTPRTPSCSTEDYPDLMFDCSDTQHSLPVSAMSMNACSPTFFDRFSATSSGMPENPSQTPTRVPCSVNRSQSVSVDVRRVPEEEFPPSEMKFYRQQSVPAASSFSSPMHITMDEKIQPLVPEEKFTCGSPSYFSPDYRAVSPPRVEVDDTSCTPAAVASIAPSPDRGYLAKSPPLERDDLLEPSTESAIPPDLGLPCDSAEAQQATESILSQEPSYSPPESNFLQHEPAYLQTDDNFMTNENSFSAAPDFMPEEEEEEEEEEAPPPYIHQEPAYIPQQPDFLSQEPEYLPSEPSFMPPEQGYVLHPGSSFPSTDPAYLPTESGFHTPHTEASFLPPEPAFLPPPTESGFLPPVEENTFSSTISDQNLEWVSPHNRNTDSVIPPSLMSNPLDPPGNWSMAPELLKSPPRFTESPKDFCSPEKSIAASVPFISSDSPYPVSPIPYPLSEPAPDELKEDREHVEESLPQPDDQGPYESPTPLTNFLNNCDDLSDDQQALAPESQLNTEPLEDALASVKESYVEPSDVQPPPTQDPEPWPDPFSSAVEDLDLGPFSLPDLPLPVKEESDAEICEQPNIIARSPDVPPDVPPDVPPDIPPDVPSDDPPDDPLGVSNEDDNVEMPQVETDLPQPETPKETNTVEMEEPIPEVQEQKDDHAEEPTIDTEQLSHNTKPVFEPTSFAIPYVQLETLQEVENKVQESLSSSADTCTPVSPKQTEADVKEAESQPVETVASEPVVQVEAPPVNPPVEVQEQMPKITVDTPKPPKVDEIPLRMTRNRAQMLANQNKQNTSTPEKEPPVANTPSTRGKSKVAEEEDSQTHPRKKKLQKPNQLQQQIISTTSQQTREMIQQTLAAIVDAIKLDDIEPYHSDRSNPYFEYLQIRKKIEEKRKILCYITPQAPQCYAEYVTYTGSYLLDGKPLSKLHIPVIAPPPSLSDPLKELFRQQEAVRGKLRLQHSIEREKLIVSCEQENLRVHCRAARTIANQAVPFSACTMLLDSEVYNMPLENQGDENKSVRDRFNARQFLSWLQDVDDKYDRMKTCVLMRQQHEAAALNAVQRMEWQLKMQELDPTGHKSLCVNEVPSFYVPMVDVNDDFVLLPA, from the exons TGGACACGACACCAAAGCATCCTTCTCAATCTGCAGTTGGCCAGAAGGGGACTCCTAACTCCGCCTCCAAAACCAAAGACAAAGTTAACAAGCGAAATGAGCGGGGGGAGACCCGTCTGCATCGGGCCGCCATAAGAGGCGATGCGCGGCGAATCAAGGAACTAATTAATGAAGGCGCCGATGTCAACGTTAAAGATTTTGCAG GTTGGACGGCCTTGCATGAGGCGTGTAATAGAGGTTACTATGATGTGGGAAAACAGCTCCTGGCTGCCGGGGCCGAGGTCAACACCAAGGGCTTGGACGACGACACCCCCCTGCATGATGCGTCCAACAACGGTCACTTCAAG GTTGTAAAGCTCCTGTTGCGGTATGGAGGGAATCCTCATCAAAGTAATCGGAGGGGCGAAACCCCTTTAAAAGTTGCAAATTCTCCAACTATGGTCAATCTTCTCCTGGGCAAGGGTACCTACACCTCGAGTGAAGAAAGCTCAACTG AAACTTCAGAAGAGGAAGATGCACCTTCATTTGCACCCTCCAGCTCGGTGGATGGCAATAACACAGACTCGGAGTTTGAGAAGGGCCCGAAACGCAAAGGCAAGCGTCGGCGTCATCGTCCGTCAAAAAGTACGCCGGTGAAAGACGAGTACGAGTTTGATGAAGACGACGAAGAAGATCGTGTGCCTCCAGTTGATGACAAACATTTGCTGAAAAAAGAGTTTCGGAAAGAGGCTAAAGCCAACAGTCTTATTGCTGTTGCTATTGCTATTCCTAAAATGGAAGTAAAAACGTTTGTTAAAAATACAACTGCGCCAAAGAAAGCTGCTCGCCGTATCCTGTCGGACACTTCAGACGAGGAGGACGGTTCCATCACCATAGGGGCCCCTGAAAAGCTCTGCCTGTCGGCTCCTACCGTCCTACCGAGCAATAAAACCAGGGAGCAGCCTGTAGCAAAGCATAAAGAGAAAGGCAAAGTCAAAAAGAAGCGGAAGAAAGATGCAAAAACAAAGGAAGTAAAGTTTGAGAAGAAAAACGTATTTTGTTCCTCTGAAACAGAAAGTGAAAACTTAGAGAGTGATGTAGAAAACGATATACTTTCCTTAGAAAATTCAAACTGTGTAAAAGACTCTGCCTTAGCATTGAAGGAGACTTCTTTGTTTAGCTCTCTTTCAGCATCTTCAGCATCTTCTCAAGGGAGTTTAGCATCACAGAAGCACAATGCTAATATCCCTGACCAGCACTCCAAGCACTGGAGAACGGACAATTGGAAAACGGTATCTTCCCCTCACTGGTCAGATGTTAGCTCTTTATCGGACTCCACAAGGACACGGTTGACTAGTGACTATGATTACTCCTCAGAGGAGTCCAGTGTAGAGTCTGTAAAACAAGTTAAAAAGAAACACGAGCACAAAAAGAAAAGCAATATGCATAACAGCATATACGAAAAGAACTCTTTTCATCTTCACGTAGATGGGGCAATTCCAAAACTAGATAAAGAAGGTAAagtagtaaaaaaacacaaaactaaacacaaaaataaagaaaaagggcaGGCTGGACAAGACGTTAAAATCCTTAAAACCTTTTCTATCGACTACGACGACTCTAAACAAAAATCGGACAAGCCATTAAGTTTGGACGTTGACGTTCCTGAAAAATTAAAAGTATTAAAACATGAAAACGAGCACCTCAGAAAGGAGGACAAGCTTTCAAAAGTAAAATCTGAGAAAGAAGACTGGGGCTACCGGGATGAAAGTAGTAAGGTTACCAAAGAAGAGAAGTCATCTAAAAAGAATAAAGAGGGCAAGGACAGTAGTAAACTTTTTAAAGAGGACAGAGACCGCTctggaaaaacagaaaaaactgtcAAAGAAAAATCCcccaaagaagaaaagaaagtccacaaagaagaaaagaagaagaaaacgaAAGACAAGTCCTCCAAATCTGAAAAGAAAAACGAGCTAAAAGAGGAGAAAATTTCCAAACCCGAAAAAGACAAAAGTTTCAAAGAGGAGAAGGTCAAGAAGGAAAAGTCTCACAAAGATGAAGCACCATTCGAAGAATTAAACAGCAAAACCAAATTTTTAGAAGAAACCAAGTACACTTCAGATGATCAGGGTTTATGGATTTCTGAGATGTCCTCAGACTCTTCTTTTGACTTCAAAGCTGAAGATAGCTGGGACTCTTCCTTTGCAGACTTTAGAGAAAGCAAAAACGATTCCATCCCTAAGCTTATTGTAGAATCTATCAAGGAGGAAGTCAAGGAAAAAGACTCCAAAAACAAAGACCGGAGAGAATATGGCGAGACGCAACCAGAGAAAGAGACTGTTGTAAAAAGAAAAGATCGAGACTCTACTGACAAAACTTCTGACAAAAAGAGAGATCAGACGGATGCACACAAAGGTGCCACCTTGTACACAGGTGAGCgtgagaagaagaggaaggactCTCTCGACACCACCAAAACACgaaaagaaaaagatgtggactcCGCAAGGAGGGATTCTTTAGGAAGCAAAGAACGGAGGGATTCTAAAACTAAACCAGAAGAACAGTATAAAGAAGACCTGAATGACCACGGGTCAGAGACCTCCTTTAAAGAGAAGTCAGAACAAGAGCCAATTACTAAGAATTCTGAGACACGGGAGAGGCATCACTCTGGCAAGGAAAGGCGGGACGCGGAGAGGAAGGAAAAATCTAAATCTGAAAAACATCGCGAGAAATCAAGAGATTCAGAAAAGCCTGAAAAACTTGACCGAAGTCAAAAAGAAACGGAGAAAGGGtctcaaaaaaagaaagaggaaaagtACAAAGATAAAGTTTCCTCTGAGCAGAAAACTGAGAAGAAAGAAAAGGATTTTGGGGACAAGAGAGATGACAAGAAGGCCAAAGGGAAAAACTGGTATAACATTGCGGACATCTTTACAGATGAAAGTGAAGAGGAGGATAATCTATTCATGCCAGGGTTCAAAATCTCGGAGGCGTATGTCAATGATCTGCACAGAATGGATAGTTATCATGAGCGGGAGAATCCTTTACAAGACAAAGAGCCTTCCCAGGCTGATAAACACAGAAGAAATTCCAGTGAAAAACATTTGGGTGAAAAACAAAAAGATCGGGAaccaaaagagaagaagaaagataAAGGTCAGTCAGAATCagggaaagagaagaaagaaaagaacacTGAAAAACACAAAGAGAAAAAAGATAAGGAGTCCCTTGACAAATACCGCAAAGACAGAATGTCAGTAGATTCCAACCAAGACAAGAAGTCTAAACAAAAGGTACCAGGTGATAAAAGTGAAAAGAGACACCAGACTGAGGAGaaggtcaaaaacaaacacaaggaGAAATCTGATAAAGATCACTTTAAAGATCGAAAGTCCTCTAAAGGTGATACTGAGAAGAGTCTTCTGGAGAAATTGGAAGAGGAGGCCCTCAATGACTACAAGGATGATTCCAATGACAAAATCAGTGAAATCTCTTCCGACAGTTTTACAGATCGGGGCCAGGATGCTGGCCTTGCAAACCTGTTGGAAGGTGCTGTGGTGACCACTATAGATTCAATCGAGGAAAAATGTAAAGATTCTGTACCTGGTTTGGCAGAAAAGttgaaggaaaaggaaagaaataGGCACTCTAGCTCCTCTTCAAAGAAAAGCCATGACAAGGATAAATCACGAAAAGACAAGTCTGATAAGAAGGCTGAAAAACTGGATGAAACAAGGGACACCTATAGCAGGCGAGAGTCCATACAGTATGATAAGGAGACTCCAACAGCAGATGGAGACACTTTCTCTTCATTTTCTGTTAAGACGGAAACTGAAGAGGAATTGGATAGAAGCCTAGACtttgcttttggttctgaaaaagAGAAGCATGATTCTGAAAGAGACTCactaaaaaaatctgaaaaggaCAAAGCATCATACTCTTCTGttgtgaaagaaaagaaaaagaaagataaaCATCGTGACAAAAGCAAAGATGACAAACACCGAGACAAACATTTGGAAGCCTTCTTTAAGCATCACAGGGAGGAGCCGAAACCTATAAGTAGAGATAAGGAATCTCCATtacttttaaaagaaaaatctaaaGACGAGGTGGTAAGATTTGGCGATCTAAAAATCAAAGATAGAAAGGATAGCTTTGAGAAAGAGACTGTGAAGATCCTGAATGGTACAGAGAAAGTCACCCTTAAGGACGCCAACAAGAAAGACAATAATAGGCCACGAGAAAAACTTCTTGGTGATGGAGATCTAATGATGACCAGTTTTGAAAGGATGCTGAGCCAAAAAGATCTTGAAATTGAGGAAAAGCATAAAAAGCACAAAGAAAGAATGAAGCAAATGGAAAAGATGAGGCACCGCTCTGGAGATCCCAAgctaaaagaaaaattaaaatcgGAAGAACAGCGTAAGAAAAGTCTGGACTTGACTGCCAAAAAACCTTTGGTAACGGATCCACTCCAAAAAGATAAAAAGTCTAAAGATTTATCATCCAATGCAGCACCACCTGAAAATAAAGCCCCGGCCATTACTGGGAATGATTCGAAAGATTGGCTCAATGGCCCACAAAATAAAGAAGTGCTCACAGCTTCTCCAAGACCTGATCAAAATAGGCCAACAGGTGTCCCCACTCCTACATCTGTCATCTCTTGTCCAAGTTATGAAGAAGTCATGCAGACCCCAAGGACCCCGTCTTGCAGTACCGAAGACTATCCAGATTTGATGTTTGACTGTTCAGATACGCAGCACTCTTTGCCTGTGTCTGCAATGTCTATGAATGCCTGCTCACCTACGTTTTTTGACCGTTTTTCAGCAACATCCAGTGGAATGCCCGAAAACCCAAGTCAGACACCTACTAGGGTACCTTGTTCTGTGAATCGTAGCCAATCTGTCTCTGTTGATGTCAGAAGAGTTCCCGAAGAAGAGTTTCCTCCTTCAGAAATGAAATTTTACAGACAGCAGAGTGTGCCGGCAGCTTCTAGCTTCAGTTCGCCAATGCATATAACAATGGATGAGAAGATCCAACCACTTGTTCCTGAAGAAAAATTCACATGCGGGTCTCCAAGTTACTTTTCACCAGACTACAGGGCAGTATCTCCTCCAAGAGTTGAAGTTGACGATACTTCCTGTACACCCGCAGCTGTTGCCAGTATTGCGCCATCACCTGACCGTGGCTATTTGGCAAAATCCCCACCATTAGAAAGAGATGACTTGCTTGAGCCTTCTACAGAAAGTGCCATTCCTCCCGATCTTGGCCTGCCATGTGACTCTGCTGAAGCACAACAAGCTACAGAATCCATTTTATCCCAAGAACCAAGCTATTCACCACCTGAGTCTAATTTTCTGCAACATGAACCAGCCTATTTACAGACTGATGATAACTTTATGACAAATGAAAATAGCTTTTCAGCAGCACCCGACTTTAtgccagaggaggaggaggaggaggaggaggaggaggcaccacCACCTTATATACACCAGGAACCGGCCTACATTCCTCAACAGCCAGACTTTCTATCCCAGGAGCCAGAATATTTGCCTTCAGAGCCATCCTTTATGCCACCAGAACAGGGTTATGTTCTTCATCCAGGATCTAGTTTTCCCTCCACAGACCCTGCTTATTTGCCCACCGAATCTGGATTTCATACCCCACATACAGAAGCTTCTTTTTTACCCCCGGAACCTGCATTTTTACCACCACCTACAGAATCTGGTTTCCTTCCACCTGTTGAAGAGAATACATTTAGCTCAACAATTTCTGATCAAAATTTAGAATGGGTCAGTCCACATAATAGAAATACAGACTCTGTTATCCCCCCAAGTTTAATGAGTAACCCCCTGGACCCACCTGGGAACTGGTCAATGGCACCTGAGCTTCTAAAATCTCCTCCGAGGTTCACGGAGTCGCCTAAGGATTTTTGCTCGCCTGAAAAATCTATTGCTGCTTCAGTTCCATTTATTTCTTCTGATTCACCTTATCCAGTTTCTCCCATTCCCTACCCCTTGTCCGAACCAGCCCCAGATGAACTGAAAGAGGATAGGGAGCATGTTGAAGAGAGCCTGCCTCAGCCGGATGATCAAGGTCCATATGAATCTCCAACTCCTCTTACCAACTTTTTAAATAACTGCGATGATCTATCAGATGATCAGCAGGCATTGGCACCTGAGTCTCAACTCAACACAGAACCTCTAGAAGATGCATTGGCCTCCGTTAAAGAAAGTTATGTGGAGCCCAGTGATGTTCAACCACCACCTACTCAAGATCCAGAGCCATGGCCTGACCCATTTTCTTCAGCTGTGGAGGATCTGGATCTTGGACCATTTTCTCTGCCCGACCTTCCACTTCCTGTCAAAGAAGAAAGTGATGCCGAGATCTGTGAACAGCCAAACATCATTGCAAGGAGTCCCGATGTTCCTCCCGATGTTCCTCCCGATGTTCCTCCTGATATTCCTCCCGATGTTCCTTCTGATGATCCTCCTGATGATCCTCTTGGTGTGTCCAATGAGGATGACAACGTTGAAATGCCTCAGGTTGAAACTGATCTCCCACAGCCAGAGACTCCTAAAGAAACAAATACAGTGGAAATGGAGGAACCAATACCCGAAGTTCAGGAGCAGAAAGATGACCACGCTGAAGAACCAACAATAGACACTGAACAACTATCCCATAATACAAAGCCAGTGTTTGAACCAACAAGCTTTGCAATACCTTATGTACAACTGGAAACTCTTCAAGAAGTAGAGAATAAGGTACAGGAAAGCCTAAGTTCTTCTGCAGATACCTGCACTCCGGTGTCACCAAAGCAGACTGAGGCCGATGTGAAAGAAGCCGAAAGTCAACCGGTGGAAACAGTTGCTAGTGAACCCGTCGTACAAGTCGAGGCCCCTCCAGTTAACCCTCCAGTAGAAGTTCAAGAGCAAATGCCAAAAATAACAGTTGATACTCCAAAACCCCCCAAAGTAGACGAGATTCCGCTACGGATGACTCGAAACAGGGCTCAAATGCTGGCCAACCAGAATAAGCAGAACACTTCCACACCGGAGAAGGAACCACCTGTAGCAAATACACCATCGACCCGTGGAAAAAGTAAAGTCGCAGAGGAGGAAGATTCCCAAACGCACCCCCGCAAGAAGAAGTTGCAGAAGCCCAATCAACTTCAGCAGCAGATAATCAGCACCACCAGTCAGCAGACGCGGGAGATGATCCAGCAGACCTTGGCGGCCATCGTTGATGCCATCAAGTTGGACGACATTGAGCCATATCACAGCGACAGGTCGAATCCGTACTTTGAATATTTGCAGATTAGGAAAAAAATTGAAGAGAAGAGGAAAATATTGTGTTACATCACACCTCAAGCCCCTCAATGTTATGCTGAATATGTGACTTACACTGGCTCTTATTTATTGGATGGCAAACCTCTGAGCAAGCTTCACATCCCAGTG ATCGCACCGCCGCCATCGTTATCGGATCCGCTAAAAGAATTATTCCGGCAACAGGAAGCGGTGAGGGGGAAACTTCGCCTGCAACACAGCATTGAAAGG GAGAAACTCATCGTGTCTTGTGAACAGGAGAACCTCAGAGTTCATTGCAGAGCGGCCAGGACAATTGCCAACCAGGCTGTGCCTTTTAGTGCCTGCACCATGCTGCTGGACTCGGAGGTGTACAACATGCCTCTGGAAAATCAG GGAGATGAAAATAAATCCGTCAGAGATCGGTTCAATGCCCGTCAGTTTCTGTCCTGGCTGCAAGATGTGGATGACAAATATGACCGGATGAAG ACATGCGTGTTAATGAGACAGCAACATGAAGCCGCCGCCTTGAACGCTGTCCAGAGGATGGAGTGGCAGTTGAAGATGCAGGAACTGGATCCGACCGGACACAAATCCCTCTGCGTCAACGAGGTTCCCTCTTTCTATGTGCCAATGGTGGACGTGAACGATGACTTTGTGCTCTTGCCGGCATGA